Sequence from the Candidatus Paceibacterota bacterium genome:
GGGCTTTTTTTGTTGCCGTTTTTAATTTAATATAAAAACAATGACCCAAGCGCTTTATCGTAAATACAGACCGAAAAAATTCAGCGAAGTTCAAGGGCAGGAACATATCGTAAAAGTTCTTGAAGCGTCGGTAAAATCGGGACGCATTTCTCACGCCTATCTTTTCTCCGGCCCGCGCGGCACCGGCAAAACCAGTGTGGCGCGAATTCTTGCTTCGGAAATCGGATGCCACGAGTATGACCTTTTTGAAATGGACGCGGCGTCATCGCGCGGCATAGACGAAATTCGCAGCCTTCGCGAAGGCGTGCATGTTATGCCGCTGAAAGGAAAATGCAAAGTATATATAGTGGACGAAGTTCACATGCTTACAAAAGAAGCGTTTAACGCGCTTCTAAAAACACTTGAAGAACCGCCGGCTCACGCTATTTTTATGCTTGCCACGACCGAGCCCGAAAAACTTCCCGACACAATTGTTTCCCGCTGCCAGCATTTTTCGTTTAAAAAAATACCGGAAGATATTTTAGCCGAGTCCGTTTTAAAAGTCGCCAAAAAAGAAGGGTTTGAGATGGACGAGGAATCCGCAGGGCTTGTGGCGCTTTTTTCGGACGGTTCTTTCCGCGACAGCCAGGTGATGCTTGATCAGCTTTTAAGTATTGCCGATAAAAACAAAGATAAGAAAATAAGCGGCCGGGAAGCGCGGGAGATACTCTCGGCTCCTTCAAAAGACCTTATCCGCGATTTTGTTTTGGCGGTTTTGGATGCCGATACCGATAAAGGTTTTTCGGTTCTGCAAAAAATCGTTGAAAAGGGAATGGCGGTGCAGCTTTTTTTGAAATTTGTTTTAAGGGATATCCGCGCCATCTTGATGCTCAAGCTTTCTCCAAAAAGCGAAGAGCTTCTTCTGAAAATTTTGGGCAAAGATGAAATGGAATTTTTGAAATCTAAAAAAGACACTTTAAGCGTGAAAGATCTGGGCTTTACCTTATTCCTGCTTTTGGACGCTTATGACAAAACCAACCGCGCTTATTTGCCCCAGCTTCCTCTTGAATTGACTCTTGCAAAAATTCAGCTAAGGAAGCAGGGAGGGGTTGACGCTCG
This genomic interval carries:
- the dnaX gene encoding DNA polymerase III subunit gamma/tau; its protein translation is MTQALYRKYRPKKFSEVQGQEHIVKVLEASVKSGRISHAYLFSGPRGTGKTSVARILASEIGCHEYDLFEMDAASSRGIDEIRSLREGVHVMPLKGKCKVYIVDEVHMLTKEAFNALLKTLEEPPAHAIFMLATTEPEKLPDTIVSRCQHFSFKKIPEDILAESVLKVAKKEGFEMDEESAGLVALFSDGSFRDSQVMLDQLLSIADKNKDKKISGREAREILSAPSKDLIRDFVLAVLDADTDKGFSVLQKIVEKGMAVQLFLKFVLRDIRAILMLKLSPKSEELLLKILGKDEMEFLKSKKDTLSVKDLGFTLFLLLDAYDKTNRAYLPQLPLELTLAKIQLRKQGGVDAR